The Fusarium keratoplasticum isolate Fu6.1 chromosome 4, whole genome shotgun sequence genome contains the following window.
CGCCGACGCTACAACGGCGACCCTCGCAGGCTTCAGGGTTTGATGGCAATCAATTATCTGGATCGACAGGTATGGCCTATCGTCAACGGTATAGCGCCAATCCATCTGGGCATCCTGTTTCAAGTCCATGTCTGTGTTGGGTGTAAAATGCGCCCAACAGTGAGGAAGAGTGGTTATCATTGTAATCGCAGCGCTTAATAGAGAAACAGCCATGTATTGGACGCTCAGAAGAGTCGTACGCGAGATATTGCTAGATAACTGATTACTGAGTTATTATCTATTTGTTGAAATCCATGAGGGGTATCATGGATCCTTGGCCGCGACTATCAATACTACGTTGTAGAGCATGGTGGTTGGGACAAAAAAGCAGCCGCATCCATGTGAAGCGATGGAGTCGTTCTTTGGTGGGTCTCGTTCCCTTTCATCATTCTTGACAAGTCGAAGAGCAAGGATGAGCGTGATCTAGACCCGGGCATTTGGTCACAGGCGTGGCGAACCAGCTCGTTGGAAGCATGCGTTGCAACGTCGAAGATGGCGTGGTAAACTGAGAAAGCTGAAAGTTCATCGATTCTTGGAGGAATATCTGCACGCGACTTGTGCAGGGATCCAAAAAACACCAGGCCATTTCCTTgcaggagggggagggaaggAAACAAGAGACTAGCAAGGGCACTGGAGTGGAGAGAGAGAATCAAGCTAGAGCCAATACTCGGCGACTTGCCGAGGTTGTGATTCGTGATATCGTTGTGTCAAACTGCATCCAAGACTGAGGCTTTCCGTCGTGGCTTGCGCTTGGGCGTCATCCCGTTTGTTGGCGCCAAGCAGGAGGCTCTTAAGGAACTTTTGGACGTCGGTTCAATTGATCTACGGAGCCAACCGTTACCAGCGCAAAGCCCAACGAAGAAAGATTTGAAAGGATTTGCCCGTGGGGGGAAGCACAGGATGGGCTGTGCTAAGAACCCCAGGCGAATGGGGTTCCCCGAGGGGAAAAACCTCGTCATGATCTAGGATCCCTTGTGAGCCGAGATGGCATGGTCAGACTCGATGTCGGGGATCCAATTGGCTTAGAGGACAAGATGCTGTGGGAGCTGAACTGAAGGAAGTGTTGGTTTCTTGTGCAACCATCCATGGTCTCAATGCTTGTTCCATGAGGACTTTTTATCAGCTCTTGTCTCGCCACTGCCGAAAAAACTTGGTGTTGCATCATGTGTAAAAGACGGGAGGTCGGGTCCCCCCCCCTTTGCATTTAAAAGCCGCGCGATGGCCCGCAGAGTCTGGAACTTGAAGATGGGTCTTTGATTTCTTTGTTCCTCTTTTTAAGCTTCTGATTCTCCTTGGACCGAGCTTCAAGGTTGATCGTCAACACTAAAGGATTCATCGCCAAATTTGGTGAGGGGGATCACAGCTTCGAACCTGTATCGCAGCTTATGGACTTTGTTGTTGCCTTCTTTTCACTACTTCTCAAGTCCATACGCTGAAGCAAAGTCGACAATTCTGTTGAGCTTACTACTACACACAAGAAATCCTACCAGTTGGACGTGACTGGATCCAGGTCGAAATGTCTGGCGCCATCAACTCAACGCCGCCGGCGTACCCTGCAGGAGACGACAAGTTCTCGAGCGAAAAGGAAGCTGGGGCTAGTCCTGTACTCGCCGATGACCTTAATGCTTCGTCGTTCCACAATGGAACCAAGAAAGATGCTACTCACCGAAAGCTCAAGTCGCGGCACATTCAGCTGATTGGTATCGGTGGAACCATTGGTACTGCCCTCTATGTGCGTGGATGCCAGAGTTTCTCCCTTATTTAGTACATGAGCTCATACGGATATAGGTTCAAATCGGAAAAGGTCTCCTGAATGGTGGCCCGGCCAGCTTGTTCCTCGCCTTCACCATCTGGTGTACCTTTATCCTCGCCATTACTCTCTGCATGGCCGAAATGGTGACCTACCTTCCCATCTCGTCGCCGTTTATCCGATTCGCGGGTCGCTACGTCGACGAGGCCTTTGGATTTGCAGCGGGTTGGAACTTTTTCATCTTCGAAGCTGCCCTCGTACCCTTCGAAGTTGTGGCCTGTAACCTGATTATTCACTTTTGGAGTGACATTGTTCCGACCGCTGCTATCATTGTCATTGTCCTTGTTCTCTACGCGGCTATTAACCTGTTGGCTGTGCATTGGTATGGCGAGACAGAGTTCTGGGCAGCCCTCGGCAAGGTTCTGTTGATCGTTGGCCTGATCCTGTTCACTTTCTTCGTCATGGTGGGCGCCAACCCGGACAGGGACAGCTTTGGATTCACCTATTGGAAGAATCCTGGAGCGTTCAAACCGCTCTACTACGATGGAGCGTTGGGTCGTTGGCTGGGCTTCCTGCAGTGTCTCATCCAGGCCTCCTTCACCATCGCCGGCCCTGACTACGTCTCAATGGCAGCTGGAGAGGCAGAAAATCCCCGACAGGTCATGCCACGAGCCTTTAACGCCGTCTTCTACCGTCTCACGGCCTTCTTCGTTCTCGGTTCGCTTTGTGTTGGTATCCTGGTTCCTTACGACGATAAGGAGATGACCGACGCCTTTACGAACGGAAAgccaggagcagcagcttcgCCTTACGTGGTTGCCATGAACCGTCTTGGTATCGATGTGCTGCCTCACATTGTTAACGCTATGGTCCTGCTGAGTGCCTTTTCCGCCGGAAACTCTTACGTCTACTGCGCCTCGCGATCTCTTTACGGCCTCGCCCTCGAAGGAAAGGCCCCAAAGTTCCTAACCACCTGTACTCGGAAGGGTGTGCCGATCTACTGCGTCATTTTCGTCCTgctcatcgccctcctctCGTTCCTCCAGCTGTCCACCAACACGGCCGTGGTCCTGGACTGGTTCGTCTCGCTCGTCACGGCCTCGcagctcatcaacttctCATGCATTTGCGTGACATACCTGTGCTTCCGCCGTGCTTTGAGAGCCCAGGGTATCAGCCGAGACACGCTGCCCTACAAAGCGTGGTGTATGCCCTTTGCGGCGTACTATGGCCTCACGGGTACCTTTATCATGACATTCGTGGGAGGGTATACTGTGTTCTTGCCCTTTGAGGGATACTGGAACGTGCCCGACTTTCTGTTCTCGTAAGTCAAGTTCCCAAAGTTGACGAGTTCGGATACTGATGTTATAGGTACACATCTGTCGGTCTTTTCCCGGTGATGTACGTTGGCTGGAAGTTGATCCACAAGACCAAGATTCACAAGCCACACGAGGTTGATCTCTAcaagaacctcgacgagGTGCGAGAATATGAAGAGAACTATGTGCCGATACCGCCAAAGTGAGTATCATGAGCGACTCAGTAGATCTTTGCTAACAGAGGATAGGACCATGTTTGAGCGTATGCTGGATAAGCTCTTTGGTTAAAGGAATTGGGAACAGGAGGAACCCAGGTTGGCCTCGGTATATAGATGCTTTGAATAGGCAATATCAGAGAGTCAAACTCCCATGGATGTTTCATCAACTGACGAACCCTTTGGGGGCATGTTGGAATCATAATACTCAACGCAAAAAACAATTTCTAACACGGCAGTTAATCTGCTGCCCAGCTGTTAAACACGTCAACGGTTTGTCCTGCTTGTCTTGGTGCCTTGAAAGAGATTAACCCGCCCATTGAAACGCCAACCCAGTTCACCTCAGCAAGGGCAAATAACTCGAAGCTGTGATACACTAGAATATTGCCTGGGTAAACCTCAGGGGCTCTGTTGCCGTGAAGGCGAAAGGATTCACGTTGGATGGCTATCAAAATGTCACTATGGATGCATACCTGGCTTAAATATGACTTCAGGGCGGTTCTCTTCACTGCAAACACTGTTGTTTTTGTATATGTTATTGAGATATCCTTGGATCAAGGGAACAAGCATATATAACCAGTGGTTGACAGAAGATGACTGGTTAATGTTTGGAGGTTATGTAGAGGGGCAATGCCAAATGGAGTCAGCTGCTTTGTTCATCGAAAGCACAATGTGATTGAAGGAGGCCTTTCAAAAGTTTATCCCTAGGATGCTCAGTGATACTCCATCTCCGAAGGCTGGCTGCCCTCAAGATCCATGCTCGCCGAACCCAAGCTTCGGTCctcaggaggaggagtctCTCCCCCGGCATCGCTGTCGATCTCAATCATTTTGTTCATCGCCCACCGAAGGTGTTCGGCCCCAGGAAGTTCCTCTGCAGAGGGATCCGCCTCTGTTGATATCTGCGTGGTGTTTTGCTGGGTGGTATTTCCCGCATCGGCGTCGCCTTCgccatcttcgtcttcgtcgtcgttcTCCTCCCCCTCGAAGAATGAGCCCTATTCAATTTCCGAGGGGTCTGTTCCTTCAACCCATGCCCGGACagcgtcatcatcatcccagGCGTTCAAGGAGAGACACATAGCACAGTCTTCGGCCAGACCTTCGCCGTGATACACTCTGTCCTGGATGAACTCGGGAGGGAGATTGTGAGGCAGCCAACAGTTACTGTCTGTGTCGTGGGCAATGCGGCATCTTTCGAGATACCACGTGTCGGAGTCGGGACGGATGGGATGACCGCAGCCGGGGTAGACGTAGCGGACGGCTTGACACATTTTGATCTGGGAAGAGGCTAGTGATGTGACTTGAGATGAGCAGTTGGTAATATTTACCTTCAAGAGGTTGATTTGTGGTATGAGTGGTGTTGGTTGATGGTATGAATTCTCTCGATTCGAAGGACGATATGAGGAGCATGATCGGCTTATATACGAATCATATCCCGTCGAACGAAGTGCTGAGAATCATCCCGGACCGTTTGAGGCATTGTAAAGATGTGTTGTTTGCTATCCTCCCTTTTACTCTTTCGAGATAAAAGGCATCAAAGGGACGAAGACGGTAAATAGCAAACGAGCCCGTCCAGTGAATGACAAGCCAGGACCACAATGAATTCAGATCATCCAGGACAAACATGGTCGAGAAGTCAATAATGAAAGCCACCCAGATCTGGTgaattcttcttttccaaTAACGTCTCCAGAGAATGTCATTGCCCAGCCCGGTCACGATGAAAACTGGTAGAAAGATTCCACCATCCACCTCGCGTAGTGCAACGAAGCCCGGTAGTAGCCTTCGACGCAAGGCTCCTCAGGGCTAGAGCCGCCTTCACCATCTAGAAACTGTCCTCGAGAAGTTTTAACCCACAGCCTCAGCGGGTACTCTTTCCCCTCAGCCGATACAGTGTACTCAAACACCCGAGTTTGCTTCCCCCTCCCGGGCACCGGCGGAGGCAAATTGATGACGGCTCCTATCGTGACTCTGCGAAGAGTCACTTGGACCGTCACCGAGAGCACCTTGTTTCGACGGTGGCGATGGCGGTTGACAAAGTTCTTGATCGTGGAGCCGAAGCCAGTGAAGATGGTCTCGAGGCcttcttgagggcatctcgCGTACTCGGACGTAATGTCTAACGAGTATGGTTCGTTGGTGTAGACTTTGCAGTCTACGGTTGGACGCGGGTATCTACAGAGGCGATGCATGATCGTGGTGGCTGGTGTATGTGAGTGTACTGTTGTGCTGAGTGGGCGTGAGACTTACAGGACCGGGGTCTTGGTGTCAAGGGGTGATAAAGAGGTAATGAATGGGTCATAGAGTAGATGGTATTAAATCACTGTTCGGGATGACCAATGAAGCTTGCTGTCAGGAGTTGAGGTGATTCGCATCAACGACAAAGGTTGAGCGCAATGCAAGTCATCAATACTTGGTGATTGTTATAAGATGTCCATATCTTGTCGCCCGAAAAGTAGAGGGAATCATCCGGCTCTTATGGAAGAAAACAAAAGTAACACATGGCTGTTTTGGTGGCTCAAGTTCTTGCTGGCATACAGGCAGCCACAACCCTTACTTTCGGCGTAACACCTGGCAATGCAGGAACAGAGGTTATATTCCATATTCGTGCATCTTTTTTCTAATGTTCTCCCTTTAACCTCTGTAGGTTAACATACATGACCCAGCAAAGCTCTTCCGGTAGCCTTTCCCAAAACCTAAATGGCCAGATGCCTGTTTCCAGTTCACCGAGTCATTTTACACCCAAAATGGGCCCTTTGATACTTAACGCGTCATGTACGAGCACAACTCTTACTTACCTACACGTGTTCCATTGCTTCTAACTGTGCCTGTGAATAGACATTAACCCTACCCTGGCTGCTGTAAATTGAGGTTGAGTTAATGATGGTTATGGCATTGGCCACAGGGCATGGAAGCGTGGGATTGGAATCAAGGCGCTCGTTGTTATGGGATGAAGACCTTAGGTGCTACTTGACTGGccgtgaagccatcaacagGGACAAGGACAAATAAGACCTGTTCTGCGATTCTTGTATTCAGCCTACTCAAGTAGTTACATGGGAACCCGGCGCTCCCAACCGCCATCTTACACGGCCTGTGACAGCGCAACGCACGCAAACTATTCCCTCTCCCCATCCCGGCCCGCTGACAACAGCTACCGCCGAGATACCCGGTACACGCACCACGGGGGACAAAGCTGCAAGGTTCTGAAACCTTGCCAAGCTCTCCAAGTTTACCCAAGACCGCACCTGAGGCCCGTCACCAGTTCTCCAAGCACTTCCATGTCTTGAAGAAGCACCACGAGAGGACGACCATGGGCTATGCGTCGAAGCACTCATACCCTGCCGATAAAGCTGTTTTCGATGCCAAATGCCGAAATGCCTCAGATGGCCCCAGAAAGCAATACGATCGGGTTTGTTCCGTGATGAGAGTAGTATCTCGGGAAGGATCGAGAATCCACGGCTAGGGTTCTCAGAgaagggaagaggagggagcTCTCGGATTGGGCCTGGCCGACACCCAGGCCCCCTGCCTTTGCCCTGATGGAATCGAATCACGATCGGTTCTGGATGCTTGACTGGCCGCGAAGAAGGGGCTCCGCTGACCCTCTGAAGGTTTGAAAAGGGCCTGAAAAGTATAAAGAGCTTCTTTGGGTGCAGTAGTCTCAATAGGCTGGTTCGTTGGAAGTGACCTTGTCGGAGATgatctttgttcccttcgCGATTCGACAGAGACAGGGCCACGCATCGTCGGAGCACTGCATCGCGAACTTTATCGACGACCTCAGAGTCGTGGTCGTTGAGTGGGATAACACACCGGGTGATCTGAGCAGCTTTGCGCGCGCATGTTGTTGCTGTGGCTAACATCTTCTCTTGGAAACGTCCCAAGTTCGCAATGACAGGTATGCTCTCGAgtgttgttgctgtcaacgctgccgcctttgccaccgtgttagcattgggatatgatgctatgaaGTGTTGATGTGTCttttgttatagttgaagctcTGGTtttgatgggataactgagcgAATAGATagccgtcgtcgtcgtcgtcgttgttgctgttgctgccgGTAGCATTCCGAGAAAGGGTTCCTCTGTCCTCGCAGTGCCAACTGTTTATTGTTGAGTAACGCGATAGGTCCAAAGGGGGCATCGGCCACAATAACAACGAACACGGTTCGTAGCGGTTATTCTGGTCCAAGATCCCACGTAGAATAGAACCTGGTGCGTTGTGATCTTGGCCACCATGTTCCTAGGTGAATGTCGCGGATGGAACAAGGTGCCGCGATGACCAGAACCAAGAGTGCCCAAACTGTGCCTTCGAGGTAGCCATCGAGTCTCCCCTCCAACATCATTCGGCTGATGTTGTTCGCTCCTGACGCAAACTTGGTCGCCACTCGTGCACAACACCGGTTGAGCCTTTGAGAAGGCAGGAGGAGCCTTTCAAGGCATGCAGGCAGCAAGCCACTCGCCCTGTCGCGTCCCCGTATCTCACATTCATCTCGATGGATCAAGACCCCTCAAGGGTGAAAGGGTCAAGTTGTTGCCCTTGCTAGAACTGAGGGCAAGCCCCCTTTTATAATGGCCATTTGCGAACAAGGTTCGTTGGGGTATCATGCATCTGAAAAAGCTTGTCAGATGCTGCCGCCAGCCGTGTTGAATGGTGTTTGTTTTGATGTCTTTGTGTCGAGAACCATCTCGCTTCTTAAGCAGCCATGATTTGCCCTGAATAGGCCGAAGAGTAACGAACAGCTTGAAAGTGGTCGTAAAGATTAGCACTTTAAATGATGTgagaccaagctcaaccGTAATATTAGTCTACCTTCTCTCTGTCTCGAAAATATCATCACGTTTCTCGTGACCGCCAGTCGTATGCTCAAAATGAAAAAACGCCGATATCTGATGGTTGTCGTCAAAAAGCTGTCTTTGAGTAACCGCGCGTGTCGATGCCTGTCCTTTTCATATCTCCCTTTGTCGTTCATTACTCCTGCATCGTCATAGTATACCCATCTGATGCCAAGGGTCATTTCTCCTCCTTCGTCGTctctgtcttcttcttgctgcccGTCTAGCATCACCGGAACAATCCACACATCCCCAAACCGCAAATATCAACCTCCACGCGCTACCGCACCGTTAGCAATGATGAAGATCAAAGCGGGAAGAAACGTACACTACGGCGATCAGGGTCCAGAGGGCCATCATGATCCACATCTCTTGACGACGCTGCTCCGACGTCTTTTCTGGTGAGAGGCTGATGTTGGATACCCAcatcatgatgatgccgccgACGCAGAGAgccatggagaagagatCGTGCAGGACTCTTCGTGACGCGGCGAGACGCGGGACTACCATGGAGGCGTCGGTGGTGGCCAGCATGTCCCAGCTATCGTTGagcatggcgatggcgcACTACACCGTGTTAGTCTTGCGAGAAATACACATATTTTTCAGGAAAAACTCACACCTAGGGCGCCTGCGATGACGACCTGGCCCTTTGATGGCCACTCCTTTCCCACATACGCCAGCATGAGCACGGCAGCAAGGCTAGTCAACCACGCCACCAGCCTCACGCCCGCGTTGAGTAGGGCGTACACCCTCGGCAGAGGACGCtgccgtcgacgaggaggcatGGGCGATCTCTTCCGGGCATTTATTTTATTTGATGAGAAGTCGGTCAAGACTTGAAAGTAGGTGAAGCCGGCCGAGGTTTGTTTTGGGTGATTGAGGCTGGAAACAACAAAAAGAGGGGACGAGGTTTCGCTAGACGTGTACAGCCAATCAGAGACGGGACCAGCTGGCAGGGGCAAGGTGGGTGGATAAGGGAGGCATTCCAGGCTGGTCTGGAATTAAGAGGCAAACATTGAATTGTTTGGTAAATGGGAGAGGCTGGTACTCGGTAGATAGTTTCATCATTATCTGTTAAGCTGTCGTTACGTGTTCAGTGCTATTCTCTAACATGCACGTCCCAGGATATCCATGATATCAGTATCAACAACATCCCTGTTAGAACGAGTATTCTTCAACATGCAATCCAATTCCCTGAGCCCCTGTCCCCTTGTGCACCGCCCTCTCGTCGCTTAAGCGGCTCACGCAATTCCTCGTCCGTGCAACAATCTCTCGCCCGCCGCAGACAACCACCCCCGTCTCGCCCCAGGCCTGCTCCACGGGTTCACGGATCAGGGCCTCGATATCAGGTCGACTCGTGTATTGGCGCATGAGATCTGGCGTTGCTGAGGAGTCGCTGGAACATGCCTTTTCGTCGGGCGTCTTTTCTGACGGCGCgctgcagcaacagcctGTCTTTGTAGGCTGGATCTCGTCCGAGTCGCTTTGGCTTTGAGGCTCCGGTGAAGCAATGGGTTTACTGGCTCCTGTTATTGCAACGTGGATGCTCACTGTCACGCCCTTGGCCCTCACCATTCGCCCTGCTTCCTCGGCCCTCTCGACGTAATACTGGATCTCCTCTGATGTTCTGGCAACCAACACGACCTCTACTCTTCGCGTACAATTGGCCTTTTGTGCGTCGGCCACGCATTCAAGAATGGGAACAACAAAGCTCGCTCCGGTTGATGCCCCGATGAGCACCAGCGTCTCGAAAATGTCCCATCGTGGAGGAACACCGTAGGGCCCTGACACGAAGCCCGTGAGCTCTGATGATGGATTCTTGGTCGCGTATTGGTGAATTCGTTTCGAGAAGCCGTTATGCGCCCGGACGACCAGCTGTATGCTGTTGCAGCAGCATGTGCCCTCTATCTTGTGTGCGCAAGCGATGGTGTAAGGATGGGCCTCAAATGGTCCCAAGCGAGGAAGCCAGAGGTAAATGTGCTGGCCAGCTTTCCACTCAAAGTGAACATCCTTGATCGTGATGACAGTTGTTGAAGGCCCAACAACCCGGGCAGCCACCCGATGTCCTAGATGCTTCATCCCCTGGCAAGCTGACCCATTGGATCGAATGCGGACATTCTGCCAAAGTAAGAGTATCCATCTCATGGCGCGGTCAAACACAAGAAACGAGATGCTCATCCATAGCAACCACCGGGCGTTTGCAGGGATATGCTTGTGTAACAACCACagcatgatgatgctggtcAGGACATGCTGAGCAACCCAAATCTCGTATGAAAGCCTCCGAATAGGCACGATGCCTGTAACAACGTTCCAGAGTAGTATCGCCCAAGCTGCGAGTCCGTACTTGACCAGAGGCATGATCTCAAGGGCGTAGTCGAGAAACTCGGCGCGAACCCACATGGTCCAGAAGTGAAAGCCGTGGACCGTCGCTGTGACAAACATGGTTCGCGCAACCCAGCGATGCAGCCAGTTGAGCCTTTCGTGACTGGTGCCAATGAGGAAGCCGATGACGTTGACTTTTGTCGAGAGAAGGTATAGTAGCGGGAACTGCGTGAGAGTTACCCAGGCGTTGCGATATCCGATGCGCTCCCAGTAGTATACGTCGTTCTTGGAGACCTTCCAGCTCATGAGGTAGACGATGACAGCCCAGTAGCAAGCAAGAACCCATATTCGGCCAAGAGGAAGTGGTGTAGCCCATTGGAGACCGCGGAGGCGGATGTAGTACTGTGGATGGCCCATCTCGCGGATGATGGCGGTTGCTGTGGCCCAAGCCTGGCTAAGAGGGCCATGAGGTCGGGTAGGATGATCGACTGAGGGGTCGCGACATGCTTTTAGTCTGTTCGAGTCAGCCTCGGAGGTAGAGGgggtgaggatggtgttCACCTCTGTCGAGCATCGAGATAGTTGATGCCGCGGACGACAGCGAGAGCGCCGACAACGCCGGCGATGGAGTACCAGTATCCCCGGGCAAAGGCATAATTTGTCTCCATGCCCAGGCCGGGGTCATGATGCATATGGTCCATATCCATGGTGGGCTATGATGGACTTGAACAGGGATAGAAGCGGTCGTTTTGCGACGCGGGGACGGCCAGCGTCTTGAAAGCAAGTTGTGATGTCGGTTGAGGTGGTCTGGATGGAGCGCAAATACAGATGCTTCTCAGATGATCATTGTGCTGTGGACCTGTTCATGACTGCTGCGGGGAGTGTAGCAATTGCCCTCGGCTGGGTGACGTGCCGAGCAGTGACTGTGTGAGTGAGTGAGAGTGATTGAGCAGGTTGATTCAGCTGCCAGACTGGTGGTAAGCAACGACGAGACACGGAAGACGGAGGAGCCGTAGAAGAGAAGTGCTGATGTTGGATGTAACTTGGAGGAACCCCGCGAGAGACGAGACAGTCTCGAAAGATGGTGGTCAATTTGATAAGCCGTGTCTGATATTGGCACTCGATCTAGACCATGCGGATTGGCCATGGCAAGAAACACAAGCGTGAAAGACCAGGAACTCGGGTAAAAAATTCACCAAAATTAGTCGATATTGCGCCTCTTTTCCCACGATAAGTTGATCCGTCTCATCCGTGTTTCTACTGTAATATGCCGTGTAGCCGAGCAAGCAAACAGCGAGTGTCTTTGGAAATGCCCTCACTCTTGCACTAGAGAAGGGAAACTTGCTCAAACAGCCTCAATGGAAGGCCCGTGCACGCGGCTCTTGATTGGACCCTGCGCTTTAGCCCCCGGCTTTGCAGGGGTGTCATTCTTTGGGGTAACAGCCTCCACCATCAaggttgacgatggatggttTGTGAGAGCTTCGCTTGTGTCTTGCAGCGTTTGCTTCTATGGCTGTGATAATTGTGGTAGTGGCTTCCAGATCAGATAGAGACTTGCAGAGAAGAGATGCACAGAATACTTCCTCAATTGACGCATCTATAAGACACGATCGATTggcgccatcatgtcttctCTTGGCCTCAATGACGTACTTCTCATGATGACCTCGAGAGCCGAGTCCAGACCTATTCACTGCTGCAATTATGATGCACACCCTTGCTCCGTCAAACATGAACCACACTCCCTCCTGTCCCATCAATTAACGAGCTGAAGCCAATAACGCGCTTGACCCGTTCTCAGGCACTTGCCAACACTGCAGTAGCTTCTGTTGCCGATTTCCGCAGCTACAAAAACTCTCAGCCACCCGCCTTCATCTCGCATCACCAACTCCCTCTCATCCTCGCCTCTCTCGCGCCCTACCATCTTACTTTTCCAGCGCTTCTTCCAAAACCACCACAATGCgctcctctctcctcctctccgccGCTGCCCTCTGCGGCATCTCCCTCGCCCACTTCGAGCTCAAGTACCCAGACTCGATCGGcttcaaggacgacgatgaagacaaGGCCCCCTGCGGCGGTTTTACTCCAGACCTCTCCAAGGCCGACCTCGTCGACTTCCAcgtcggcggcgaggccatcgccgtccGCTCGACTCATCAACAGGGCAACTGGCTGTTCCGTGTCACCACGgatgccaaggccgacggcGACTGGGAGCAGCTGTTCCCCATTGTTCAGCAGAGTGGACTTGGTGATTTCTGCCAACCCCAGGTTACCGTGCCGGAAAAGTATGTTGGCAAGAAGGGATGGGTGAATGTTGTTTCTTCGGCCGTCGATGGTCTCCTCTACCAGGTACGTATTTTCTTGCC
Protein-coding sequences here:
- a CDS encoding AA-permease domain-containing protein, whose protein sequence is MSGAINSTPPAYPAGDDKFSSEKEAGASPVLADDLNASSFHNGTKKDATHRKLKSRHIQLIGIGGTIGTALYVQIGKGLLNGGPASLFLAFTIWCTFILAITLCMAEMVTYLPISSPFIRFAGRYVDEAFGFAAGWNFFIFEAALVPFEVVACNLIIHFWSDIVPTAAIIVIVLVLYAAINLLAVHWYGETEFWAALGKVLLIVGLILFTFFVMVGANPDRDSFGFTYWKNPGAFKPLYYDGALGRWLGFLQCLIQASFTIAGPDYVSMAAGEAENPRQVMPRAFNAVFYRLTAFFVLGSLCVGILVPYDDKEMTDAFTNGKPGAAASPYVVAMNRLGIDVLPHIVNAMVLLSAFSAGNSYVYCASRSLYGLALEGKAPKFLTTCTRKGVPIYCVIFVLLIALLSFLQLSTNTAVVLDWFVSLVTASQLINFSCICVTYLCFRRALRAQGISRDTLPYKAWCMPFAAYYGLTGTFIMTFVGGYTVFLPFEGYWNVPDFLFSYTSVGLFPVMYVGWKLIHKTKIHKPHEVDLYKNLDEVREYEENYVPIPPKTMFERMLDKLFG
- a CDS encoding FAD-binding FR-type domain-containing protein, with amino-acid sequence MDMDHMHHDPGLGMETNYAFARGYWYSIAGVVGALAVVRGINYLDARQRLKACRDPSVDHPTRPHGPLSQAWATATAIIREMGHPQYYIRLRGLQWATPLPLGRIWVLACYWAVIVYLMSWKVSKNDVYYWERIGYRNAWVTLTQFPLLYLLSTKVNVIGFLIGTSHERLNWLHRWVARTMFVTATVHGFHFWTMWVRAEFLDYALEIMPLVKYGLAAWAILLWNVVTGIVPIRRLSYEIWVAQHVLTSIIMLWLLHKHIPANARWLLWMSISFLVFDRAMRWILLLWQNVRIRSNGSACQGMKHLGHRVAARVVGPSTTVITIKDVHFEWKAGQHIYLWLPRLGPFEAHPYTIACAHKIEGTCCCNSIQLVVRAHNGFSKRIHQYATKNPSSELTGFVSGPYGVPPRWDIFETLVLIGASTGASFVVPILECVADAQKANCTRRVEVVLVARTSEEIQYYVERAEEAGRMVRAKGVTVSIHVAITGASKPIASPEPQSQSDSDEIQPTKTGCCCSAPSEKTPDEKACSSDSSATPDLMRQYTSRPDIEALIREPVEQAWGETGVVVCGGREIVARTRNCVSRLSDERAVHKGTGAQGIGLHVEEYSF